A single window of Nicotiana sylvestris chromosome 3, ASM39365v2, whole genome shotgun sequence DNA harbors:
- the LOC104210141 gene encoding uncharacterized protein: protein MEPPAVKSPLNYPAKCFSYSPAIMLTNRGQMLLRRRKLNYVRTASLALKFPAVIKECENCEAIDASERKKKEWIHFVGVGGCGLSALAMLALKQGYEVSGSDIMWNKAMDALREAGARVYTGHSELSLRKHNGSMPDALVVSSAICEDNVEILYAESVGVPVYERGAWLGRITESYNLIAVSGSHGKSTTASMLAYVLNAMGNDLTAVIGAWVPQLAERNIICGTGGNFVLEADEYDCCFLGVTPRIAVVTNIDWEHVDIFQDEEAVKTIFRKFIGQIKVGGHLILCGDSLGACSLVNKMDSDSDPSSILRNDAFQISTYGISSCNDWHPLSISPNCCGGSDYKLFHKRHHIADISLQIPGVHNVLNSLAVIATIHALFADQKKFLSSMAYLKLHMQIFRGVSRRFEKIGTVRGCHIYDDYAHHPTEIQAVLQAARQIFPFQELIVIFQPHTYSRLAALKDDFATAFTNANRVVITEIYAARERNLWKISGRDLAMSIVGPPSEFIPTLIQVLEKLVDQISKDPDHETVILTLGAGDITSVGHKLLPELQQRLL, encoded by the exons ATGGAACCGCCGGCGGTAAAATCACCGTTGAATTACCCGGCAAAATGTTTCAGTTATTCTCCAGCTATTATGCTCACAAATCGCGGCCAAATGCTTCTTCGGCGTCGCAAATTAAATTATGTTCGAACAGCTTCCCTTGCTTTGAAATTCCCTGCAGTGATCAAGGAATGCGAAAATTGTGAAGCGATTGATGCAAGCGAGCGGAAAAAGAAGGAGTGGATACACTTTGTCGGAGTCGGAGGTTGTGGTTTGTCCGCTCTCGCCATGCTTGCTCTAAAACaa GGTTACGAGGTCAGCGGTTCTGATATAATGTGGAATAAAGCCATGGACGCATTGCGAGAAGCCGGTGCCCGAGTGTATACAGGCCATTCTGAGCTTAGTTTGAGAAAGCATAACGGTTCGATGCCTGATGCCCTTGTTGTGTCGAGCGCGATTTGTGAAGACAATGTCGAGATTTTATATGCCGAGTCTGTTGGAGTACCTGT GTACGAGCGAGGAGCTTGGTTGGGCAGGATCACTGAAAGCTACAACCTCATTGCTGTCAGTGGGAGCCATG GGAAGAGTACCACAGCTAGTATGCTTGCTTATGTCTTAAATGCAATGGGCAATGATCTTACAGCTGTAATTGGGGCTTGGGTGCCACAG CTTGCTGAAAGAAACATCATCTGTGGAACTGGTGGCAACTTTGTATTGGAG GCTGATGAGTATGACTGTTGCTTCCTTGGAGTAACACCTCGGATAGCTGTGGTAACAAATATAGATTGGGAGCATGTAGACATTTTCCAAGATGAG GAAGCAGTTAAAACTATTTTCCGGAAGTTCATAGGGCAGATAAAGGTCGGAGGACATTTAATTTTATGCGGTGATAG TCTAGGTGCATGCTCTTTGGTCAACAAAATGGACTCAGACTCTGATCCTAGTTCAATTCTTCGGAATGATGCATTCCAGATTTCAACTTATGGAATTTCTAGTTGTAACGATTGGCATCCCTTATCAATATCCCCAAACTGTTGTGGAGGTAGTGACTATAAGCTG TTTCACAAGCGACATCATATTGCGGACATCAGCCTACAGATTCCTGGAGTCCACAATGTTCTTAATTCATTAGCA GTCATTGCAACTATCCATGCTCTTTTTGCGGATCAGAAAAAATTTCTTAGTTCCATGGCTTATTTGAAGCTTCACATGCAAATATTTAGAGGTGTTTCCAGACGTTTTGAGAAGATAGGTACTGTACGCGGGTGCCATATTTATGATGACTACGCTCACCATCCCACCGAGATTCAAGCTGTTCTTCAGGCAGCACGCCAGATATTTCCATTTCAAGAACTTATAGTAATATTTCAGCCTCATACTTACAG TCGCCTAGCAGCATTGAAAGATGACTTTGCTACTGCATTCACTAATGCGAATAGGGTTGTGATTACAGAG ATTTATGCAGCTAGAGAAAGAAATCTTTGGAAGATCAGTGGAAGGGATCTTGCAATGTCTATAGTTGGCCCACCATCTGAGTTTATCCCTACCCTG ATACAAGTGCTGGAAAAGCTGGTTGATCAGATATCCAAGGATCCCGATCATGAAACTGTTATCTTGACTTTAGGAGCAG GAGACATAACTTCGGTGGGTCATAAACTACTACCTGAATTGCAGCAGAGATTGCTATAA